In Thermothelomyces thermophilus ATCC 42464 chromosome 2, complete sequence, a single window of DNA contains:
- a CDS encoding SET1-like protein (Contains conserved domains SET_assoc[pfam11767], SET domains are protein lysine methyltransferase enzyme and N-SET[pfam11764], The n-SET or N-SET domain is a component of the COMPASS complex and SET[smart00317], Putative methyl transferase) produces MTRPAGASFAQFFPDAPRERERARMKAQESPSAHPGEANQQRTPLNPSASSHSDEGPRTGFASRSHLNGTGPHTAHPPTEDIESLTGDTINTGGSASSHTSASSSVFSAAARPSAPGAVKLPHTQPTPPTAITSPSSYLSTTVPAKAQPTTPCRADGVEGPVPMPSGSVPDAPAIERVPARDPSRSIKCVKRTYDPLLDTSLSSSEKRKAKPIYKEFGLDDEDDAPPSDPRLAKGGRLNYINVDFHLPKARLRHAPYNLKPYKYDPKTSCGPGPPTQIVVTGFNPLIAFSKVTAIFASFGEIAESSNKMHPDTGSYLGFATFRYRDSKPHRSRPFPISAADAAQRAIRAMHGKRIEANTVRVEYDPEGKKSSRMLEEALKKENEASHNAAEPKIPTGPKPKDIIPGPPPTAPKGPAAHRGSLINVQGVWVPKPRLDTIIETEPIANQLKHDPYIFVAHEHVPVMPTTIAHMKRRLKTFMFEDIRADRTGYYIIFRDSGFGRSEAERCFRSANHTTFFTYTMVMDLHVHGTLGKASRPVDTRRRSRTPDRRHGEDTRSREEQERRRREEEADLEEEKRQRAKNFDPVLEATDVVLREMKEQLIKHIRTKIAAPALFNFLDPVNHIAKRRQLNLEDPQNAGLPPILLDDFEDRSPVGTPNSRADPIERRTARLDVSTLPRIRKVKNAGLNARKHGFNDPFARNRPAARRTAFRSLHYRLRSDSEGESDDEAENTTLFGRDTEEPESRPRSRMSSDFEAEKDEFATWGPGEDDSMTEASFALGDGSGLPKKRKLDLQVETAIKRQKKTDEELFGITIDRIETEFPSREASEDTLVRDAEAAEEKDTDGSRLPTPLPQGAKARKKAPAKPKKKSKKQLFEEREALKRQQQEIYEREAEARRSEDVDEAKPTPESEAELKKPGAEEEKADLDENMYPSEKVSALELPQDFRFDVATLEELALGEADQPDLAKLQKKFGRGKLEDPELWLWRRNRIRELNSADGTSKNPVRIEGYYVPNPTGCARTEGVKKILNSEKSKYLPHHLKVKKAREERQAQNGKSAKDSVLAAAEAARLAAESLVAKGNSRANRANNRRFVADLNDQRKTLGQDSDVLRFNQLKKRKKPVKFARSAIHNWGLYAMENIPKDDMIIEYVGEEVRQQIAELREHRYLKSGIGSSYLFRIDDNTVIDATKKGGIARFINHSCMPNCTAKIIKVEGSKRIVIYALRDIAQNEELTYDYKFERELGSTDRIPCLCGTAACKGFLN; encoded by the exons CGCTCACCGGAGATACGATCAACACCGGCGGGTCGGCCAGCTCCCATACCAGCGCAAGCTCCTCGGTCTTTAGTGCTGCGGCGCGGCCGAGCGCACCGGGCGCTGTGAAACTCCCACATACCCAACCCACCCCGCCTACCGCCATCACCTCACCGTCGTCATACCTATCTACAACTGTCCCTGCCAAGGCGCAGCCGACCACTCCTTGCCGTGCCGACGGAGTAGAGGGACCCGTACCGATGCCTAGCGGATCTGTCCCTGACGCCCCGGCTATCGAACGCGTGCCTGCACGAGACCCCTCTCGCTCGATCAAATGCGTAAAGCGCACGTATGATCCTCTTCTGGATACATCGCTTTCCAGCTCCGAGAAGAGAAAGGCGAAACCGATATACAAAGAGTTTGGAttg GACGACGAAGATGACGCTCCCCCCTCAGATCCCCGCCTAGCAAAAGGCGGTCGGCTCAACTACATCAATGTCGACTTCCACCTTCCGAAGGCCCGGTTGCGCCATGCGCCCTACAATCTCAAGCCGTACAAGTATGATCCGAAGACGTCTTGCGGGCCTGGGCCTCCCACCCAGATCGTCGTCACCGGGTTCAACCCCCTGATTGCGTTCTCCAAGGTTACTGCCATCTTTGCCTCTTTTGGCGAGATCGCCGAGAGCAGCAACAAGATGCACCCAGACACCGGGAGTTACTTAGGTTTCGCTACCTTTCGTTATCGGGATTCGAAACCACACCGCTCACGTCCGTTCCCGATCTCCGCTGCCGACGCAGCGCAGCGCGCCATTCGAGCCATGCACGGGAAGCGGATAGAGGCCAACACAGTCCGTGTTGAGTACGATCCAGAGGGCAAGAAGAGCTCCCGCATGCTGGAGGAGGCCCTGAAGAAGGAAAATGAGGCGTCGCACAATGCGGCCGAGCCGAAGATTCCCACGGGCCCAAAACCCAAAGACATCATTCCCGGCCCCCCTCCGACCGCGCCCAAGGGCCCTGCGGCGCACCGTGGTAGCCTAATCAATGTCCAGGGAGTCTGGGTGCCGAAGCCGAGGCTGGATACAATCATCGAAACTGAACCCATCGCGAATCAACTCAAGCACGACCCGTACATATTCGTAGCCCACGAGCATGTCCCCGTCATGCCGACCACCATCGCCCATATGAAGCGGCGTCTTAAAACGTTCATGTTTGAGGACATTCGGGCGGACAGGACGGGCTATTATATTATCTTTCGCGATTCGGGATTCGGCCGCTCCGAGGCCGAACGATGCTTTCGGTCAGCGAATCACACCACTTTCTTTACCTACACCATGGTCATGGACCTCCACGTCCACGGAACCCTCGGCAAGGCGTCACGTCCCGTCGATACTCGGCGGCGTAGTCGCACCCCAGACCGGAGACACGGTGAGGACACCCGATC GCGCGAGGAACAAGAGCGTCGCCGGCGGGAGGAAGAAGCGGAcctcgaggaggagaagcgaCAGCGCGCCAAGAACTTTGACCCGGTGCTGGAGGCCACCGACGTGGTTCTGCGCGAGATGAAGGAACAGCTGATCAAACACATCCGTACCAAGATCGCGGCACCGGCGCTCTTCAACTTCCTCGACCCTGTCAATCACATAGCCAAGCGGCGCCAGCTAAACCTCGAAGACCCCCAGAACGCCGGACTTCCCCCTATCTTGCTTGATGACTTCGAGGACAGGTCTCCGGTTGGGACTCCGAATTCCAGGGCAGATCCCATAGAACGGCGAACCGCCCGTCTCGACGTGTCCACCCTGCCTCGTATCCGCAAGGTCAAGAATGCCGGACTGAATGCGCGAAAGCACGGCTTCAACGACCCATTTGCGCGGAATCGGCCCGCCGCCAGGCGCACAGCCTTCCGGTCTCTGCATTACCGGCTGAGGAGCGACAGCGAGGGCGAGTCCGATGATGAGGCTGAGAATACGACGCTGTTCGGCAGAGACACGGAAGAGCCCGAGTCTCGACCTCGGAGCCGGATGAGCTCAGATTTTGAGGCCGAAAAAGACGAGTTTGCAACCTGGGGACCTGGCGAGGATGACTCCATGACGGAGGCCAGCTTTGCGCTGGGTGATGGCTCCGGGCTACCCAAGAAGCGGAAACTTGACCTTCAGGTCGAAACGGCCATCAAACGGCAGAAGAAGACAGACGAGGAGCTGTTCGGAATCACCATTGACCGTATCGAGACCGAGTTTCCGTCGAGGGAAGCCTCCGAAGACACCTTGGTTCGCGATGCCGAGGCTGCTGAGGAGAAGGACACCGACGGCTCCCGATTGCCGACACCTTTACCTCAAGGAGCCAAGGCCAGGAAGAAGGCGCCCGCCAAGCCCAAAAAGAAGTCCAAGAAGCAGCTCTTTGAGGAGAGGGAAGCCCTCAaacggcagcagcaggagatCTACGAGAGGGAAGCGGAGGCCCGGCGGTCGGAAGATGTGGACGAGGCCAAACCGACGCCCGAGTCGGAGGCTGAGCTCAAGAAACCCGGAGCGGAAGAAGAGAAGGCAGATCTGGACGAGAATATGTATCCATCAGAGAAAGTTTCGGCTCTCGAGCTTCCACAGGATTTCCGGTTCGATGTGGCAACGTTGGAGGAGCTGGCGCTCGGAGAGGCCGATCAGCCAGATCTTGCAAAGCTCCAAAAGAAGTTTGGTCGTGGGAAGCTCGAAGACCCTGAGCTGTGGTTGTGGAGGCGGAACCGCATCCGGGAGCTGAACTCGGCTGACGGGACGTCGAAAAATCCGGTTCGCATTGAGGGCTACTATGTCCCGAACCCCACTGGCTGCGCCCGAACCGAAGGAGTCAAGAAGATTCTCAACTCGGAGAAGTCCAAGTACCTCCCCCATCATCTCAAAGTCAAGAAGGCCAGGGAGGAGCGTCAGGCGCAGAACGGCAAGAGCGCAAAAGATTCTGTTCtggccgcggccgaggccgcccgACTGGCAGCCGAGAGCCTTGTCGCCAAGGGCAACTCGCGCGCCAACCGTGCAAACAACCGCCGGTTCGTCGCCGACCTGAATGACCAGAGAAAGACGCTCGGCCAGGATTCGGACGTCTTGCGGTTCAACCAGCTCAAGAAGCGGAAGAAACCGGTCAAGTTCGCGCGATCGGCGATCCACAACTGGGGCCTATACGCGATGGAGAACATCCCCAAGGACGACATGATCATCGAGTACGTGGGTGAGGAGGTTCGGCAACAAATCGCCGAGCTTCGGGAGCACAGGTACCTCAAGAGCGGCATCGGCAGCAGTTATCTCTTCCGAATCGACGACAACACCGTCATCGACGCGACCAAGAAGGGCGGCATCGCGCGGTTTATCAACCATAGCTGCATGCCCAACTGCACGGCCAAGATCATCAAGGTGGAAGGCAGCAAGCGGATCGTCATCTACGCGCTCCGAGACATTGCGCAGA ACGAGGAGTTGACGTACGACTACAAGTTCGAGCGCGAGCTTGGCAGTACAGACCGCATCCCCTGCCTGTGCGGGACGGCCGCGTGCAAGGGCTTCCTCAACTGA